In a genomic window of uncultured Flavobacterium sp.:
- a CDS encoding SAM-dependent chlorinase/fluorinase, with amino-acid sequence MSIITLTTDYGLKDHFVGSLKGKILSEYPEVTIVDISHDIDPFNTAEASYVVGASYLSFPKGTVHLIGVDIERNKENQHIAMEWNDHFFICADNGILSMLTQKIVPQKIVSINIHDRFPSEFSDLDIFIKVASHISKGGLLNVIGKEISEIKQITELQPVISNDGTSIKGYVIYIDHFGNVVTNISKKQFVEIAKGRPYEIVMKPKSIKTILPNYSAIATSDKYPIKTYEGEKLAIFNEAGFLEIAIFRSNPSKVGSANSLLGLNYRDVITIKFL; translated from the coding sequence ATGTCAATAATTACCCTTACTACCGATTACGGCTTAAAAGACCACTTTGTTGGTTCGCTAAAGGGTAAAATATTATCAGAGTATCCAGAGGTTACAATTGTGGATATTTCGCATGACATAGATCCATTCAACACTGCTGAAGCAAGTTACGTTGTTGGCGCATCTTATTTGAGTTTTCCAAAAGGAACTGTACACTTAATTGGAGTCGATATTGAACGCAATAAAGAAAACCAGCATATTGCAATGGAATGGAACGATCATTTCTTTATTTGTGCCGATAATGGTATTCTAAGTATGCTTACGCAGAAGATTGTTCCGCAAAAAATTGTTTCTATCAATATACATGACCGTTTTCCGAGTGAATTCAGCGATTTGGATATTTTTATAAAAGTAGCTTCTCATATTTCTAAAGGCGGATTACTAAATGTCATCGGAAAAGAAATCTCGGAAATTAAACAAATTACAGAACTGCAACCTGTGATTTCAAACGACGGAACTTCTATAAAAGGATATGTGATTTACATCGATCATTTTGGAAACGTCGTAACAAATATTTCGAAAAAGCAATTTGTAGAAATCGCAAAAGGACGTCCGTATGAAATCGTTATGAAGCCAAAAAGTATTAAAACTATTTTGCCAAATTATTCCGCTATTGCAACATCAGATAAATATCCTATAAAAACATATGAAGGAGAAAAACTTGCCATTTTTAATGAAGCTGGTTTTCTAGAAATTGCCATTTTTAGGAGTAATCCTTCAAAAGTTGGTTCTGCAAATAGCCTTTTAGGATTGAATTATCGTGATGT